From the Scomber japonicus isolate fScoJap1 chromosome 8, fScoJap1.pri, whole genome shotgun sequence genome, the window AGTGCCCCAAGTGCAACGCTGCTTTCGGAGCCAACGACTTCCATCGCATTTACATCGGCTAGAGCTACGATTAGTCACAAACACGGGCTGGGAAGAAGAGGTGAACGATATAAGCGGTGGTACAGACACTGCCAGGAGCCAGACTTGGATCCGGCTCGCGTTCCCTCCTCCTGTGTGCTCGGGATACTGTCAGTGTGCACGTCGCTTGGTGACTGCAGCCTCGAACTGATGATGCTCTGAACTGAAtgctttaattcattttttcaacACTGACTGATTTCAAAATTCCCCCATTCAGTACCCACTACTTCACTGTATGTTTTCAGATACTGGTACGTAGAGAGACGACGTTCTGTGAGTTTGCATCACACACTAGATtttgtcgtgtgtgtgtgtcgtgtgtatgtgtgtatgtgtgtacgtgtgagtgtgtatttgtatttgaaaaCAGGCAATTACACAAACCAGTATACAAAGAAAAAGACCAGTACAGTCAGAGAACAGCATTCCTCCCAATGAAGTGGACATTTTGTATAATCTTAGTGTGTATgtacagactgtcattattgtttcttttttttattattatttgaaaacTGCTTCTTCCTGCTCCAAACTGTCCTGAAATCTCCACAATCTCCTGATTCTGTGTAATTGCTGTTCTGCTAGTTATTAAACTGACTTCAGAAGTGTCTGGTTGCACTttccttttcactttttttcttaaatacaGTGGAAGAAGTGTAGATCATAAGTACAAATACAGcaatgtgaaaatactccattacaagtaaaagtgcTGTGTGTAAAACCCTACTAAGGTACATAAGTATCAaagatgtagttaaagtattacagtaaaagtagtgggtTGGTCCCTCTGACCgataaattattatatatgatatcattagattattaatactgaagtatcagtgttagagcagcatgttactgttgtagctggaggtggagctagtttacactactttatatacagctaAGTAGTTGagtccagtggttctcaacctagGGGTCGGGCTCCTCCAAAGGGTCGTCAGATAAATCagaggggtcatgagatgattaacgaaaggaaagaagaaaaaactaagtttGATACACAAATATTTCCAGTTATTGGATTTTTGGTAAAATATTGGtacatttcaacatttattgtttaacatattaacatataactatttgagaagtttagagggagcTGTTACCAACTCAAAAACATCTTAAATGTGACCCCACAATGatttttgtaagatgtcaaaagacaaaaaggttggaatgTATCTTTAGTTTAATTTCAAAAgaaactaaagctgtcaaataaatgtggagtaaaaagtgcaatacttaactttaaaatgaagcatgagtggaaatataaagtagcatcaaatggaaaatattcataaatggaaatactgtactgtacaagtACTGCAAAAGGGTACTTAATTACAGTAATGTGCTTAACTTAATGTACTTCGTTACTTTCCACCGTTGTCAAAATGTACCTATGTAGATTTGAATTAGTAATCTTGATATGTGGTGTTAGGAGGAACTATTAGACCACAAGTCCCAGTGTGCAAATCTCTGTTTATCCTATGCAGACCGCTTTTCtccacccccccttcctcctcctcctcctcctcttcctcctttttaagaCCTAGTCATGTTTGCACACTGGAAACAGTCGTTAAAAAAGCgctgggaggaagggagtgcCATGCGGCAGCAGCgacagggattttttttttttttttttttttttaaagattgtgCAATATAATCCATCGCAGCAGCGCATTTGATGCAGGCTCGGAGACAAAGGAGCAGTAAAGTTGACTGTGGAGCTCAGAGCTGAAATAAGAAGCTTTAGGAGACTCGTGGTCAGCTCAACGTCATCGCGTTTCCACCGTTTTCTTTTACGCGCAAAGCTGCAACAGAAAAGTAACTTTGGGACACGTCGCTGCACTGTATCTCTTATCAACAACTTTCTGCTGTATCTGGACTGATGGTCAGACATCTCGACTACTGCTGGATCTAAGCCTTTAACGGTTTCTTACCAAATATAGCCACTGTTAATGCTGGTGTGTCCTTGACGGAGCGGAGCGGTCCTAGATTGGATATTTGCAACGCTGCCAAAGTTTATAATTAAATACTCAGTCATATCACTCTGACTTATTATAGAGCTCTATTTACAACGTGGGCTTGTCTAATTAGCAGATTACACACTTGAATCAGTTAGTATTACATCCAATTTAAGAAGCTGGCGTACTTGGCCTCATATTTTACTGCCTATTGTGAACTGaagcatgtttttaaaaaatcgcTTTGAAGCCTGACTGCTGTCACCAGAAGCCATTTTAAGTCTTTGATTTAAGAGCCTGTCTGAGTCATTGAACACAGGCTGCCCAACCTGCTCCGTGTGCAGAAAtccatttttcacttttcacttttgTTCTCAAATCCACAACTATGACTTTTTGTGCGCCTGGCTCAGGGCGCGCTGGATGCGTCATGGCTGCGTTTTTCCTCACCACCTGTGTGATGGTGTTCGGCTTGGTTGGAGCTGAGAAGGCCGAACCGACTCGGGGGAGCCCACCGGCTTTTACCCTGCTCACCTTGATAACGGGGACCTGCCAGGAGATCCAGCAGTACGTGGAGTCAGTAGTGGGGACCGGCGTGTTGCGGTCAGCTGTTGAGGTACAAAGAGGAGGAGCACCACCTTTTTCTGCACTAGGAAGTGGCTTTATAAtgtcctcttttcttttaattgttAATCCTATTTACTGGCTGCTATAACTTCACTGTGTGCTCTGTCTTTTCTTGATCACTTGTACCTGATGACTAATTTTACTTCTTCAACTTCAACCCTCTCACCTCTCTCCATCCATTTCTCCTCTGAGCCTAATTCAACCTTCACACATATTCCTCTTCTCTCGCCCCTCAACTTGTTAATCTCTCTCCTGATCCCCCCTCATCTTCTCTACCCTTCTTATATCCATGCATCCCCCtcacccatgcacacacactcttctgtCTCCCTGCTTCCACCCTGCTGTGGCTTCCTTTTCCCCAGAGTGCTGTGTTGTTTCTAGAGTCATTGCTTGGTCAGGAGAACGTCTATTCAGTGGCCATGGTAAGAAACCTCCTGGGTGTCTCCATCTAACCCGCCCTGACATGGTCTCCTAAACGGAGTCCTCTCAACATGGCTCTGTTTAGCCCATGTCAACCTCATATTTAGAGTGCAGAGGGTAGGAGCATGACTGTAGCGGAGAggtggctgtgtgtgtatgtgtttctatGTACTGATATTTGCATGTGAGGCCACAGTACAGCCTTATTTAGGAGTTTGTATTGATAAGATTCTGCACATTTGTTGCAAAGCAGAAATGGAAAATTACTCAGTTGGTATCTCTGAGTGCAGACTGAAAAAGAGCCTTACGCCATTTTAGTAAACCCATTTGAAGAGGGgaaaatagtgattttaatgGTAAAGTTTAATCCTCCAGTAAGCCTTGATGTATTACTAGTAGATTGCATTAAATAACCAAAGATTAGTGCTgtattttagtatttagtattttagttTGGAAGACCACAGAAAAACGTGCAATGCTGCATTTCCTTTAAATTAATCCTTTTTAGCtattttgttaaaaataaaaacctaaaaatcATGTATGAATCAAACAGATCAGTAAATCATTAAGTGTGTTTCTTTaagtgatacacacacacacacacacacacacacactgatgttgagtgacagatgccagAGTCATGTTCTGACGTATTGGACAGTCCTCCCGAATGAATTGGTGTGTGTAGTGCAACAGGTGCAGATAAGATACTCGTCCAACTTGCTGGACTACCCTTGACCTTGCTGGATGAAGCCACACAGTGTATACGTGTTAGATTTTGGCGGTGGGGGGGGGTAGAGACTGTACAGGAATAGAGAGGGGCACTGTCCAGCTGTCACTCGCATGCACAGCTGTTTGTCCAAGTCAACAATAAAGCACTTCTTCTATCAAAAGATGTCGAAGTAGCCTCTTAATATATTTACTAACCTTGTtcaaacagctgctgtaaatatattttcatggaTATGTTGGATATGTTGTTAATGTGATCAAAATGCTGTCTCTCCTCATTGTAACAAGTATGATAACAAAGCAAAACATGTCTCAACCCTTCCTCCACCCAACCCCAGTTTTTGGAGATGGTGATCCGATTCCTGGCTGAAGGAGCTGCCAGCGGACTGAACGTCATCGCCGTTTACGTCACAGAGATCCTTAGAGTCACAGGGTTTGATGGTGGGTACAAGGATGAATGAGCGTGTGTTTAGGCTTTACTGCATGCTCCACTTATTCCAAGCTTACTATAAACTGCAATCAAGTGTTTGCACAGAGTAGATCAGTGGCAATGAAGGCAGCAGGTGCAAGTGAAAATATGAAGTCACGCCTCTCCCTCGGGGCAATTTGTGTAACACTCCTTTTTAAGAGTGTTTACTCCTGTTGCTCACAGGTGTTGTTGAGCTTTATTCTTCCTGCCAAGTCAACTAAGCTGGATTTCCTCTTTTCATAGCTGCACTGACGCTGCCCCGCTTCACTCCAGAGGGTGTGACAGCAGTCGCCCAGTGGGGTCTGTTAGCCCTCATTGGCTACTGGGTGCTGACCATTGTTCTCCGCTTGCTGATTGGCCTGATGAGGCGGGTGTTCTGGATGCTGAAAACAGTCTTCGCTCTCTGGCTCTTCGGACTGATGGTGACTGACAAGAATGCCAGCGCAGAGACCACGGCGGTGCGCCTGGCCGGCCTGGTGCTGGGATGCGTCTTGTTAACTTTGCTCACGTCCAGCTCTGAAAAGTCTTCTGCAGTGGAGCATCGGCTGAACAGCCTGGAGGGCCGAGTGAAGGCGGTAGAGAAGAGGAAAGGGGAATAGTgatgggaggagggaaaagaggttGAGATGGACAAAGGTGATGGTGACGTTGGTCATGACAATAGTAACGCTGATGGTTTCTATATTGTGTCAACGTATGATGGGAATTAAAGTAATCTCTGGGATTTTTAatcagaaatgctttttttttaatttgccttcagaaaatgccaaaaataatcaaatcacagtatttttacactaataaaaaagtaatcaaaggCTGCAATAGAAAGACTAGTGTGCACAGAGGATTTGACAATTTAAAATGTCGGGTTTAAAAACTGTCCTCTTTCTGTATTGTCTTTTCCACAATtgcatacaaataaaaatcaaataatttttaaataattgttcaATAAAAAGCGTTTCCTGTTGGTGGAAGGACCAGCATCTTAAAATAGGTTGTAGTAATCCAGTGTCATCTTTTGAGGTCTCAGTTTCAACTCGCCACAACTCAACCCAGGCTGACCTGTGGCCTGTTGACAGCCTCTCCAGTCTCCCACGCCTGATTGGTTCCCTGCTGTCAGCTGGAAGCTTATTCGATCCTTCACCCCCTCTGCCACTCCATCCAAGTGGAACAATCTGACCTCAGAGCCAGATTTATCAGTCCTTCTAGCTCGCACTGCAGTGGCACGACTCCTTTCCCTTtgctgagagtgagagagagaattcTACAactatatgtttttatttactttactaCATCATTATTTAATGATAGCCTTTGACATTTTGACCAGTTGATGGCGCTAGATGAAAAGTTcacaaattatatatttaggaCAAGAAATTAGTCAAGAGAAGATATGCAAATGAAACTACCGACTTGAGTTTGACAACAGTAGCATTTCTGGATTTGACATGTACAAACTGTCCTTGGTCTGGAAAAAGATGccaaacaaaacaggaaaatataATACTTCTTTCACAGATGTTCTGAATTTCCTGTGAGAAGATTTTAAAAGGTCTGAAGTTCACCATGATGTAGACAAAAGTGAAGATGATTTGAAATCTGAAAGGCGCTGCCCCAAGATATGTGTAGATGATCAAGAGCTGCAGTATGGCTGTAACATTATCTCACCTAAAATCCCAAATctatttataatttaatctGATGAGAAATGAGAGATTGGAGGTAATCTGTGATCAGATTGTAATTCTTCTGGATGAATAATATGGTATTACAATTAATTAGGTAGCACCTTcccaaatacacaaatatgaattaattgatattaaaacattttgttttggccCATAGCATTACGGGTTTTAGTTTTAAATGACAAAGATAGTGTTAATGCATGTTGAAGTGCGTGTGTTTCAGGTATTAATTCACTTCAGTCCTACATAAAACTTGGGAGATATATATTCAGGAACACTAACAGTAACAACTGTGGCCTCTTGTCTCACATGCCAAACAGATTTGTGTCTCTGCAGTTTTTCTCTTCGACATACAAAAGACTCAGTGGCATTTTAGCTTCTGCTCAGTCGAGTTTCTCCTGTGAACCAGTTGGTACGGTGGGAAAGAATTTATATGCTTGGACGAGCTTTTTGCTGTGTGACGACATGCTGAATGGGTGGTGCCTGCAAGTAatgttatctgttttttttacatggagGCAGAAGAACAAATGCAAATAACCATATACTGTAGTAGGGTGTTAGTTTTAATGCACCATTAAAAGTCAGAATTTCTACagtataaacataaaaaaaaagtttacatgGATTCACAAATATTATACAAGTATTCATAATGTTTctcaataataacaataaactacaagaaaaatacaaaacaaaaagtgccacagtacaacaaataaatgacatgcttcacatgaaaatgtgaacataaatacaaaactgaacataatataaaacataacataacataaaaaacaaggTAACATTAGATCTACTttatagttataataataaatgaaaaaataaaatatttacataaagtgtaaaataaatacataaagtgcataaaatcaaaatacaacatttatttaGAGAGCTGGCTTCACTGACATCTAAAAGGTAGTGTGTAATTGATAAAGGCTGTCGCTGGGAATAAACTAGCAGCAGATGACCACAGTGGTCTCAAAGGCAAATAGTTAACAATGGTCTTGGTCCATTAAGGGCATTGTATACAAGCAGGAAGCCAGTGCAGAGCAACTAAAACTGGACTAATGTGTTCTCTCCTCTTTGCTCTGGTCAATAGCTgagctgcagagttttgaatGAACAGAAGTCtcgttttttgtgttgtttttttttcaggatgCTACTCAAAagtggttagggttaaccctaaccctaaccctaatccagTAATCAGGTCAGCTTGAAATTAAGGCATGAATACAATTTTTTAGCGCTTTTTGATTTATAAATGGCACTTAAGCTATGTTTATAAAGGTGGGAAAATGATGTTTTCATCACCTTGGTAATGTCACTAATAACTCCAAGACTTACCAAGGCACCCCGAAAACAGATGTCATGTTTCTCAGACGTATGATCTCCAAGACCGACGTAAAACTTtttgatatatattttgaaCCAGGTTAACACGCGGTCAGTTAGACCAAGTCGATTGATCGAGACATCATGGTCAATCATATCAAAGACTACACTAAGGTCTAGGAGGATACGAATTGAGACCTTACTGTCATCAGAGTTTAGTCTGAGGTtactaattattttaataagagCAGTTTCAGTACTAACTACTACTGCTGTTCTAAACCTGATTGATATTCCTTCAGGATATTGTGTTCTTTAAGAAAGGAGTTCATTTGCCCTGAAACTATCTTTTCAAGTATCTTATTCATTAATGGAAGGTATTGGCCTAGAGTTGGTCAATGCACAACCATCTAGGCAGGTTTTTTTTAGTGAGGATTTAACAACAGCTGTTTTGAAGGCATCTGAGAAGATGCCTGAGTGGCAGTGATGTATTTATAATCTTCAGGACATGACCTGAAACCATACCTGAAACACTGTTGGACGCCCATTTAAAACTACTTTAGGTACAGGGTCAATGCATGAGGTGGAGGAGCTACATTCAGTGACAGGCTTGCAAAGCTAAGTTAATACAGGTTCATTTTCCCACAGTTACATCATTTTTTACAGGATTTGTGTGTTTACATCAGCAGCAATACTGGCCCTAATGGAAGTTATTTTGTTATTGAAGAACAATGCAAGCTCTTCACATTCTGATGCAGAGAACTGCAAGGGGGTAATGCTGAGTGGCTGGTCAATAGCAGAGAATAATGTTCAAGAGCTTCCATTGTTCTCTGTAATCATCTTGGAGAAGTAATCTCTTtgttagagacagacagcagcacagtGAACACATTTCACAGTGAACTGTGAGACTACTTTTCCTCCATTTTCTATCAGCCGCCCAACAGATTCTCCTGATCTCATTAAAAATGGTATTGTTTAACCATGAGGAGATTCGACCTCTTTTTAACCTTTAGCAGAGTAGCAGTATTTAAAGCAGATGATGAGGTATTGCTGACATTTTCAGCTGTGTCATTTAAAGAGCAGTTATCACTGCATGGCTCATATGATCTCACTTTACTTCACCATCTAGGAAACTCATTTGAACTTTGAAATTCCCTTTCAGTCTTTGTTAAGGTGTGGTCGGCATCAAAAACACAGTGATGGTCAGAAAGAAGTAATTCAATACCTATCAATATCAGTGTTTAGCCCTGTTGTTATTACTATTATCTAGGGTGTTGGCATGCTGATGAGTGGCTTCTTTACATGTTGGGTAAGTTCAAAATATAATTCACAAGCTCCCCAACTTTGGAATTAATGCTTTTAATTCATATGAATGTTAAGGTCTCCATTCAGAATTGAGCTGCCATATCTGGTGATGCCGAATGAGATCAGATCTGAGCAGTACTGTAGAAATAGTGATGAATGTATTGGTGgctgatgtaatgtaatgatgaGCACTGACAATTCTGCCTTGAGCTCAAGTAAGTTTAAGTTATTGAAATGATGTACATTCACCCATATGTTATTAGTTACAAACTGTGTAGAGAAAATGGCTGtattcccctcctcttttcctgttttgtctgactgattgattgaaaatgatATAAGATTAGTTGGTGCTTCAACAGAAGACTAACTTATTTACACAACACTCAAACTATGACATGCATCCGaatacattaaacacacatttaaaattaaaacatatacTACAAATACTCCCTAAAGCTCCCAAAACAGGGAAAGTGCACATGGAAGAGTGACTCATGGATTCATGTTCAAAAACGGCACATTTCAGCTGTAGTCAGTTAATCGCTTATGTGATtatgtaaaagtgtaaaaagaacCCCATTATGGACACAGTGACGTTAACTGAGTGCAGTGCAGGGGTGTAAAAGTGTTAGTACTGCTCTCCAGTGGATACATGCAGGACGAAAAAGGCAACTAGTgcgtgtctttttttctttttctttttttttggaaggtgTCAAATGATCACTCCCTTTAAAACCTTTGGTTATGTGTGAGACTTGCCTGAGATAATGAACATGTTTCTGAAATAGCTACAGTATATATCAGTGCCAGTAACATCTACAGCTCAGCATTCATAATTCACACATATACGCATATAACATTATCCACCAACATACCGCTCCTGATCCAGTGAAATACCAGTCTAGGGATCAGCATGTGCCAGTCAACAACTGGTGGCATACCATCAGTCACTTTTCAATATCGGCATCACTCTTTGAACGTGTGATCCTGGGATATAAATCTCACCGTCTGCTCCTCCCACCGGGCGACCTGCATctgtaaaacaagaaaaaaatgggaCTATGTTCATCACTTACCCAATTCAGATTTGCAATATGTTGAAACACACATTAGTCAATGCATGAGGAGTTGACATGTCTTTTTGTAGCATTATGAGTTTACAAATTACAAATTGGCATATACCCATCAAAATGAAGGCCTTCACAGGAAGTTGAGTTTGCTTGAGGTAtaaactgtgtctgtgtctgtgtctgaggTAAAGGTCATCCCCTTGATTTCAAACTGTGGCTCAATATCCGAGTAGCTGGGTAAAGATGGAGCGCTGGGCCCTGCTGGCACCACAAcctggagagaaaaagacagtcATGTCACTGCGTATCAGAAAATCATCAGCAAGCTCTAATTTAAATGCATATCCGACTGAATCAAGTGCAGATAGCGGTTGTGGTTGGTGCAACATGAAGAAACGCTGATGTTGCAAAATaccataaattatatttttattcatcaagtGTGCATGCTCAGACTAACATGTACATCAGGTCATACCTCAGAATAAGGAGGTGGCACGATGTCAGTAGACGTGTGTACCTGCAGAGTGATATAACAGTTTAATGGTGGAGTGGCaagagaaagaacaaacaaaaaagtaggAGAGGAGAATTTCTCTCTTTGCAATGCAACACACACTAACCAGCGGCCTAGTTGGAGTATAAGGAGGCTGAGCGGGGCTTTGTGTCCCAGAGCGGTGACTTGATTCATCTGACCTTGGTCTAACAGGCTGACGGTCATCCTGCAATTTCAATTAAACACATATGCGGTCAAGAGAAACAATGGGAATACATTGTAAATAACATATCAGTGATTTTTAACCTCACTGCATGGTAGTAAGTCTACTAACAAAAAATATCAAGAAACTGTATGGCAGCACATGTCACCTCAGGTGGGGATTCAGCAGCACCTTCAGTCTCAGAATTGCCCTCTTTTGAAGAGGTGTCCCCACAGCAGCAGGCCTTCACGCAAGAGCAGAGAAACACCATAGAGAAGAAACCAATAGAAATACCAAGTCTAGTTCCAATACGAGGTGGTAGCTCTGAAACGATGAGTCGATTAAGTGATTAGTCAGTGGGGCAGAAAATGTATCACCAACAATATATAATTTGCAAAAAATTCTGAAATGTTCCTCGATTTGtatcattgtaaactgaatacatgaaaaaaaaagaaagatgtcattttaagatttTGGAACTTGCAGTGGTCATTTCTCATTATTTCCTAACAATTTATAGACTTACTGACCAAATGATTGAACGTTTTAACAAGTGAGGAAACTATATAACCCTTCTGAAAACTTGAACCCATTTTTGAACCCAAGCAACAAGCAAAAGAAGGTTTTTCTCATACCAAGAtgataatgaaaaaacacatctgataCTGATTAGTAAGCACACTTACCCTCCATTTCCAGTGTCACCACCAAGGCCAGGTTGTTATTCTGATCTCTGACCTCATACTTCCCGCGGCATGACATTTCGAGGCTATCAACATAAATCCCACATGGCTCTTTCAGCTGAAACCCAACACAATTGCCTCCATCTATGCCCTTGCTCTGCAACCTGCCTTGACGAACTATCTGAGTCTTCCCTTCCCAAGGGTCCCTTTCTGGGAGGAAGTTAATGTTGCAGGAGCGTGGTGTCAGCTTAAAGCTGATGTGTAGGTGGTCTCCAGGTTTGCGTTCATAggactttttattttctggaAGAGAGGGAGCAAAAGACAGATGATATTAAAGTCACTCTCTACCTAAAATCTGTATCAAACATGGGTCTTGACTGGGGTGCAAGTTTCTACTTTTGTTTCTCCCCTGGTATGGCATCTTAAAGAaactgtttgacattttgggcgTTTTAAGAGTACTGATATAACTCttatatgatgatgataataagtATGAGGCTCACACCAgcaaatgcacttacaatgtgaGTGATGGTGGCCAAAATCCACAATTATGTATTACAAATTTTATCTGAGGCTAACCTCACACTTCAGCTGTCTGAtatagtcaaatcaagtagatatctttcagtGTTCCAGTCTTGTTGATGCCTTTTTTCATTACTATACTTACACTGCGACTCAACATAGAACCGAAAACACAAGGAGGGAATTTGAATATCCCCTTATCACATATgcctaactcagactgctgaagcctcatataaaggttcaaacaaacttttaaatgcattttcattCAAAACAAGGAATGTGGATAATATGAAAAGACAGAATGAtaacagcaaggaaaacctatttcagtgttcatatgggtacctgactgttgttttaagatggacttttaaaccaaaaaaacaagaaaagagtgACAGCCACACTGTCAGCAAAGGAAATTAAATAACATAGGCCTAAGAAGAATCCTCACCTATTACCTCAAGGGTTGTAGTACGCAGCACTTTCTTATTGTCGGTTCTTACTAAGTAGGAGCCACTGTCTTTCTGGGTTAAATTAGTCAGCTGATACAAGGCTTTCACCCGAAAGGTACTAGCTAAGATCCTCTCCTCAGGATCTGTGAATTCCATGCCAGGATCTCCGTCTTTCCACAGAACTCTCCTATATGAGTTATCCTTAGGGATGAACTCTACTGACTGAATGTCACGGCCCAATATCCACCTGTACGTCGTCCCGTAATGTCTGACAACATGATCATCATCTGTGAGGCctagagaggaaaaagaaacaaacacacac encodes:
- the LOC128363112 gene encoding transmembrane protein 109-like, whose translation is MTFCAPGSGRAGCVMAAFFLTTCVMVFGLVGAEKAEPTRGSPPAFTLLTLITGTCQEIQQYVESVVGTGVLRSAVEFLEMVIRFLAEGAASGLNVIAVYVTEILRVTGFDAALTLPRFTPEGVTAVAQWGLLALIGYWVLTIVLRLLIGLMRRVFWMLKTVFALWLFGLMVTDKNASAETTAVRLAGLVLGCVLLTLLTSSSEKSSAVEHRLNSLEGRVKAVEKRKGE